In Oncorhynchus tshawytscha isolate Ot180627B unplaced genomic scaffold, Otsh_v2.0 Un_contig_8450_pilon_pilon, whole genome shotgun sequence, one genomic interval encodes:
- the LOC121843666 gene encoding phosphoribosyl pyrophosphate synthase-associated protein 2-like → MTWRTGTYSRKLLDTEEGLTEVWQPRQGLATPPEGGAKTNVDKLKDQMVLFSANSSPSCMELANRIAERLGVELGKTEVYQDSNGETRIQIQESVRGKDVYIIQTISPDVNRCLMELCVMAYGCVTACARSVCGVLPYLPYSKQCKMRKRGSIVCKLIASLMCRAGLTHLITVDLHQKEIQGFFNIPVDNLRASPFLLQYIQEEIPDYHNAVHTLGVSTREVSYSVRSPVSKRAQSLAERLRVSIAVIHGDAETDLLDGRHSPPTVRTTGGLPELPCKRHTVPCKRHTVPC, encoded by the exons ATGACTTGGAGGACAGGTACCTACAGTAGGAAGCTACTGGACACAGAG GAAGGTCTCACTGAAGTGTGGCAGCCCAGACAGGGGTTGGCCACCCCCCCAGAGGGAGGGGCTAAGACCAATGTAGACAAACTAAAGGACCAAATGGTCCTGTTCTCCGCTAACTCCTCACCCTCTTGTATGGAGCTGGCCAATAGGATCGCAGA GAGACTGGGAGTAGAGCTGGGCAAGACTGAAGTCTACCAGGATTCTAATggag AAACGCGTATCCAGATCCAGGAGTCGGTCAGAGGGAAAGACGTCTACATCATCCAGACCATCtcacc ggaTGTGAACCGGTGCCTGATGGAGCTGTGTGTGATGGCGTATGGGTGTGTGACGGCGTGTGCGAGGAGTGTGTGTGGCGTGCTGCCGtacctaccctacagtaaacagtGTAAGATGAGGAAACGGGGATCCATCGTCTGTAAGCTGATCGCCTCTCTGATGTGCAGGGCAG gtctgacCCATCTCATCACTGTGGATCTTCATCAGAAGGAGATTCAGGGCTTCTTCAACATCCCAGTAGACAACCTGAGAGCTTCTCCCTTCCTACTGCAGTACATACAGGAGGAG ATTCCAGACTACCATAATGCCGTACATACATTAGGAG tgtctACAAGAG agGTGAGTTACTCTGTCAGATCTCCAGTCTCTAAGAG GGCCCAGTCCCTCGCCGAAAGGTTGCGTGTGTCTATTGCTGTGATCCACGGAGATGCAGAGACGGACCTGCTGGACGGACGGCACTCTCCTCCGACAGTCAGAACCACCGGAGGTCTACCTGAactaccctgtaagagacacacagttccctgtaagagacacacagTTCCCTGTTAG